A window from Cellulomonas sp. C5510 encodes these proteins:
- a CDS encoding cytochrome c biogenesis CcdA family protein, with protein MLAAVPVALLAGLVSFASPCVLPLVPAYVGYLGGMSAATAPRPAPAPRAVATAAGSAPLDLAAHLPAQPVLAATPAPPPSRRRVVLGVLLFVAGFTAVFLAYGSLAGTLGSFLLRWQDPLSRVLGVLTVVMGLAFLGLLPFLQRDRRTLVAPRAGLWGAPVLGVTFGIGWTPCIGPTLAAILLLSLDGGSPGRGALLALAFCAGLGLPFVAVALGLQRSRRALDWLARHRLAIMRAGGGLLILLGVALVTGLWSAWASWLQGLLTGAQPFVPAV; from the coding sequence CTGCTGGCCGCGGTGCCCGTGGCTCTGCTGGCCGGCCTGGTGTCGTTCGCGTCACCGTGCGTGCTGCCGCTCGTCCCCGCCTACGTCGGCTACCTCGGCGGGATGTCCGCCGCGACCGCGCCCCGGCCGGCCCCCGCCCCGCGGGCGGTGGCGACCGCCGCCGGGTCCGCCCCGCTGGACCTCGCGGCCCACCTGCCCGCGCAGCCGGTGCTCGCGGCGACCCCGGCGCCGCCCCCCTCACGGCGCCGCGTCGTGCTGGGTGTGCTGCTGTTCGTCGCCGGGTTCACCGCGGTGTTCCTCGCGTACGGCTCGCTCGCCGGCACGCTGGGCTCGTTCCTGCTGCGCTGGCAGGACCCCCTGTCACGCGTGCTCGGCGTCCTCACGGTCGTCATGGGCCTGGCGTTCCTGGGGCTGCTGCCGTTCCTGCAGCGGGACCGGCGGACGCTCGTCGCGCCGCGTGCGGGGCTGTGGGGCGCGCCCGTGCTCGGGGTGACGTTCGGCATCGGGTGGACGCCGTGCATCGGCCCGACGCTGGCCGCGATCCTGCTGCTGTCGCTCGACGGCGGGTCCCCGGGCCGGGGCGCGCTGCTCGCGCTGGCGTTCTGCGCCGGGCTGGGGCTGCCGTTCGTCGCCGTCGCGCTCGGCCTGCAGCGCAGCCGCCGCGCCCTCGACTGGCTGGCCCGGCACCGCCTGGCGATCATGCGCGCCGGCGGCGGCCTCCTCATCCTGCTCGGCGTGGCGCTGGTCACCGGGCTCTGGTCCGCGTGGGCGAGCTGGCTGCAGGGCCTGCTCACCGGCGCCCAGCCCTTCGTCCCGGCGGTGTGA